A single region of the Drosophila takahashii strain IR98-3 E-12201 chromosome 2R, DtakHiC1v2, whole genome shotgun sequence genome encodes:
- the LOC108061493 gene encoding probable multidrug resistance-associated protein lethal(2)03659 — MDSTKVEDLLENPRERSNFVSASCFWYTMPIFLKGSKKTLDAKDLYRPLAEHKSDTLGSKLCASWDRELKNDKENPKLLRAVLRVFSWQLGAPGLAIFLVELGLRTFQPMFLVRLISYFSPDSLAIEVGYLYAIALILSNALGLMIIAPAIFCIHHVCFKIRVAMSSMIYRKAIRLSQSALGDTTSGHVVNLISNDISRLDIRVYSSHYLWVGPLQALLITYMMYQEIGIAAVFGMIFMLGLIPLQMYLGKISSLLQLKAAERTDNRIRMVNEIISGIRVLKMYAWELPFEKMVAKARQKEMNSIRRGQYIRGFHFSCRAIISRVAIFLSLVGYVILGKIFTPEVAFLITAYYNVLLTTMTVFFPSAIVQTAQILASFKRVNKFMQSEEVQKRPKDTEVGKHFPHSTISITRLKAKWDPKSPEYTLSGINLQIQPGSIVAIMGPTGSGKSSLIQAILGELKAECGKIKVNGSMSYASQEPWLFSGTVRQNILFGQPMDHQRYAEVVKNCALERDFELLPLKDKTVVGERGSSLSGGQRARVSLARAVYRKASIYLLDDPLSAVDTNVARHLFEQCVCGYLRGSTVLLVTHQQQFLQLVDQIVILERGQLSAVGTYQSLLKTGFDFGTILGKAEKENGDLEEKRSRLDSCSTTPKEKLYKSENSVKDSCPEKINKEHQNSGRIGLDVYKKYFQAGGGLFAFFVMISCSIVAQFAISSGDFFLTHWVNKRSQAAAQNESVNLEDMDSKIMDIYLFTLIIIFSILMTLSSSILLFNIAKKASIRLHNSIFNAITRASMHFFGMNENGRILNRFSKDMSQVDEALPEVMVDVMQTSFWLAGIIIVIAIVNPVLLLPKCIMGIIFYKLRNFYLKTSRDLKRIEAISLSPVYSHLAASLTGLPTIRAFQAQRLLEKQFDNFQDLHSSARYMSISTSSAFGYWMEGLCVIYIAIVTLSFFVFPPDNGAQVGLALTQAMGLMGLVQWGVRQSTELENTMTAVERVLEYESIEPEGALEAPGDRKPLKSWPEQGEIVFDKLNLRYTPDPKAENVLKSLSFVIRPREKVGIVGRTGAGKSSLINALFRLSYSDGSVLIDSRDTSEMGLHDLRSQISIIPQEPVLFSGTMRYNLDPFDEHSDEKLWSCLEEVNLKDLVADLPSGLQSKINEGGTNFSVGQRQLVCLARAILRDNRILVMDEATANVDPQTDGLIQNTIRRKFKECTVLTIAHRLHTVMDSDKVLVMDAGRVVEFGTPHELLTVADFKVFHDMVKQTGQVTYESLLKIAQQAFENTQNHSPS; from the exons ATGGACTCGACAAAGGTTGAGGACCTGCTTGAAAATCCTCGAGAGCGATCCAATTTTGTTTCAGCGTCATGCTTTTG GTACACCATGCCCATCTTTTTGAAGGGATCGAAGAAAACACTAGATGCAAAGGACCTTTACAGACCTTTAGCGGAGCACAAATCAG ATACTCTTGGCAGTAAATTGTGTGCCTCTTGGGACCGAGAACTGAAAAATGACAAGGAAAACCCGAAACTGCTTAGAGCTGTTCTGCGTGTTTTTAGCTGGCAACTTGGTGCTCCTGGACTGGCCATTTTCCTGGTAGAGCTGGGACTAAGAACTTTTCAGCCGATGTTCTTGGTTAGGCTCATTTCGTACTTCTCACCAGACTCATTAGCCATCGAGGTGGGCTATTTGTATGCGATCGCTTTGATCCTAAGTAATGCCCTCGGTCTGATGATCATCGCTCCTGCCATCTTCTGCATCCATCATGTGT GCTTTAAGATTCGGGTGGCCATGAGCAGCATGATCTACCGAAAGGCTATTCGTCTGAGCCAGAGTGCACTGGGTGACACGACGTCCGGCCACGTGGTCAACCTCATTTCCAACGACATCTCCCGCCTGGACATCCGAGTCTATTCAAGCCACTATCTATGGGTGGGGCCCCTTCAGGCTCTGCTGATCACTTACATGATGTATCAAGAG ATTGGAATCGCTGCAGTGTTCGGAATGATCTTCATGCTGGGCCTCATACCCCTGCAGATGTATCTGGGTAAGATATCCTCGCTGCTGCAGCTGAAGGCTGCCGAACGGACGGACAACCGGATTCGGATGGTGAATGAAATCATCTCCGGCATCCGGGTGCTCAAGATGTACGCCTGGGAACTGCCCTTCGAAAAGATGGTGGCCAAGGCGCGTCAGAAGGAGATGAACTCCATTCGCCGAGGACAGTACATAAGAGGCtttcatttttcctgcagAGCCATCATCTCCCGGGTGGCCATCTTCCTGAGTTTGGTGGGTTACGTGATCTTGGGAAAGATTTTTACTCCTGAAGTGGCTTTTTTGATTACCGCCTACTATAATGTCTTGTTGACCACCATGACAGTTTTTTTCCCTTCTGCCATAGTCCAAACGGCCCAAATACTGGCTTCCTTTAAGCGTGTGAATAAATTCATGCAATCTGAGGAGGTACAAAAAAGGCCAAAAGATACAGAAGttggaaaacattttccacACTCAACCATCTCCATCACCAGACTCAAGGCCAAATGGGATCCCAAATCTCCTGAATACACACTTAGTGGGATAAATCTGCAAATTCAACCTGGGAGCATTGTGGCCATAATGGGACCCACTGGATCGGGCAAATCCAGTCTTATCCAAGCCATTCTCGGCGAACTTAAGGCAGAGTGTGGTAAGATAAAGGTGAATGGCTCAATGTCTTATGCCTCCCAGGAGCCCTGGCTTTTCTCCGGCACCGTTCGCCAGAACATTCTATTTGGCCAGCCCATGGATCACCAGCGGTACGCAGAGGTGGTGAAGAACTGTGCCCTGGAGCGGGACTTCGAGCTGCTTCCGCTCAAGGATAAGACGGTAGTTGGGGAACGCGGCTCTTCGTTGTCGGGTGGCCAGAGGGCCAGGGTCAGTTTGGCGCGGGCTGTGTACCGGAAGGCCTCCATCTACCTACTGGACGATCCTTTGAGCGCAGTGGACACCAATGTGGCCCGTCATCTCTTCGAGCAGTGCGTGTGTGGCTATCTACGGGGGAGCACTGTTCTTCTGGTTACCCATCAGCAGCAGTTCTTGCAGCTGGTCGATCAGATTGTGATCTTGGAGAGGGGACAACTCAGTGCTGTGGGCACCTACCAATCCCTACTTAAAACGGGCTTCGACTTTGGCACCATTCTTGGCAAAGCGGAGAAGGAAAATGGGGATCTGGAGGAGAAACGATCACGCTTGGATAGCTGTAGCACAACCCCAAAAGAAAAGCTTTATAAAAGCGAGAATTCCGTTAAAGATTCTTGCCCTGAGAAGATCAATAAGGAGCACCAGAATTCAGGTCGCATCGGTCTGGATGTATACAAGAAGTACTTCCAAGCAGGCGGTGGACTTTTCGCTTTCTTTGTCATGATCAGTTGCTCCATCGTAGCACAGTTCGCGATTTCGTCGGGCGACTTCTTCCTAACTCACTG GGTCAACAAAAGAAGCCAGGCTGCTGCCCAAAACGAATCAGTTAACCTGGAGGATATGGACTCTAAAATAATGGATATTTATCTGTTCACGCTAATCataatattttcgattttaatgaCCTTGTCGTCCtcgattttattgtttaatataGCTAAGAAAGCGTCTATTCGTTTGCACAACTCCATTTTCAATGCAATCACCAGAGCCTCTATGCATTTCTTCGGAATGAATGAAAACGGGAGGATTCTGAATCGGTTTTCCAAGGATATGAGCCAAGTGGATGAAGCACTGCCAGAAGTGATGGTTGATGTGATGCAGACATCCTTTTGGCTGGCTGGAATTATAATCGTTATAGCCATCGTCAATCCCGTGTTGCTGCTTCCAAAATGTATAATGGGAATAATTTTCTATAAGCTGCGCAATTTTTATCTCAAAACTTCTAGGGATTTGAAGCGTATTGAAGCCAtaa GTCTGTCCCCAGTTTATTCGCATTTGGCTGCCTCGCTGACCGGGTTGCCCACCATTCGTGCCTTCCAAGCGCAGCGTCTCCTGGAGAAGCAATTCGACAACTTCCAGGATCTGCATAGTTCTGCACGATACATGTCGATTAGTACCTCGAGTGCCTTTGGTTATTGGATGGAAGGCCTATGTGTGATTTACATAGCGATCGTAACACTCAGCTTCTTTGTTTTCCCTCCGGACAATGGAGCTCAAGTGGGTTTGGCCCTAACGCAG GCCATGGGACTGATGGGTCTGGTGCAATGGGGAGTGCGTCAATCCACCGAGCTGGAGAACACAATGACAGCGGTGGAGAGAGTGCTGGAGTACGAGAGTATTGAGCCTGAAGGAGCTTTAGAAGCTCCAGGTGATAGGAAGCCACTGAAATCCTGGCCAGAGCAGGGGGAAATAGTGTTCGATAAGCTGAATCTACGCTACACGCCAGATCCAAAGGCGGAGAATGTGCTCAAGTCACTGAGTTTCGTCATCAGACCCAGGGAAAAAGTGGGCATCGTGGGACGCACTGGAGCGGGCAAATCCTCGCTGATCAACGCCCTCTTCCGACTGTCCTACAGCGATGGATCCGTGCTCATAGACTCGAGGGACACAAGTGAGATGGGTCTGCACGACCTGCGCAGCCAGATCTCCATTATTCCCCAGGAACCCGTTCTCTTCTCCGGCACAATGCGGTACAACTTGGACCCCTTCGACGAGCACAGCGACGAGAAGCTGTGGAGCTGCCTGGAGGAGGTAAACCTCAAGGATCTGGTGGCAGATCTCCCCAGTGGCCTGCAGAGCAAAATCAACGAGGGCGGAACCAACTTCAGTGTGGGGCAGCGCCAGCTGGTCTGCTTGGCCCGGGCCATTCTGCGGGACAACCGAATCCTCGTCATGGACGAGGCCACGGCCAACGTGGATCCCCAGACGGATGGCCTCATCCAGAACACCATTCGGAGGAAGTTCAAGGAGTGCACGGTGTTGACGATAGCCCATCGCTTGCACACCGTCATGGACTCCGACAAAGTGCTGGTCATGGATGCCGGCAGAGTGGTGGAGTTCGGGACGCCCCATGAGCTCCTGACAGTGGCGGACTTCAAGGTGTTCCATGACATGGTCAAGCAGACGGGTCAGGTCACCTATGAAAGTCTGCTGAAAATCGCACAACAG GCATTTGAGAACACCCAGAATCACAGCCCTTCCTGA